In Synechococcus sp. HK05, one DNA window encodes the following:
- the purT gene encoding formate-dependent phosphoribosylglycinamide formyltransferase encodes MASPTFPRTLMLLGSGELGKEVAIAAQRLGCRVIAVDRYAGAPAMQVADQAEVVAMTDPEALKAVVRRHQPDVVIPEIEALAVDALAELESGGITVIPTARATAVTMNRDRIRDLAATELGLRTARFAYAESAEDLAAAAAPLGWPVVVKPVMSSSGKGQSVVEGPDGITAAWEAAMAGARGSGARVIVEEFLHFEQEITLLTVKQWQGPTLFCPPIGHIQERGDYQCSWQPAHLEWEQLAAAQSMARLVTDNLGGAGIFGVEFFVCRTADGGSEVVFSELSPRPHDTGLVTLAGQNLSEFELHLRAVLGLPIPEIRSTGPAASRVILAQQASESVAFSGLDQALEEVDVQVLLFGKPDARPHRRMGVALASGASLEEARAKADQAAAAITVLPGR; translated from the coding sequence ATGGCCAGCCCCACGTTTCCGCGCACGCTGATGTTGCTGGGCAGCGGGGAACTGGGCAAAGAGGTGGCGATTGCCGCCCAGCGACTGGGCTGCCGGGTGATCGCGGTGGATCGCTACGCCGGCGCACCGGCGATGCAGGTGGCCGATCAAGCCGAGGTGGTGGCCATGACCGACCCCGAGGCCCTCAAGGCTGTGGTGCGCCGCCATCAGCCGGATGTGGTGATCCCGGAAATTGAAGCGCTGGCCGTGGATGCCCTGGCGGAGCTGGAATCCGGCGGCATCACCGTGATCCCCACGGCACGGGCCACGGCGGTCACGATGAACCGCGATCGGATCCGCGATCTCGCCGCCACGGAGCTGGGGCTACGCACCGCCCGCTTCGCCTACGCCGAAAGCGCCGAAGACTTGGCCGCCGCCGCCGCGCCTCTGGGCTGGCCGGTGGTGGTGAAGCCGGTGATGAGCTCCTCCGGCAAAGGCCAGAGCGTGGTGGAGGGCCCCGATGGCATCACCGCCGCCTGGGAGGCAGCGATGGCCGGCGCCCGCGGCAGTGGCGCGCGGGTGATCGTGGAGGAGTTTCTCCACTTTGAGCAGGAGATCACCCTGCTCACCGTGAAGCAGTGGCAGGGCCCCACGTTGTTCTGCCCGCCCATCGGTCACATCCAGGAGCGGGGCGACTACCAGTGCAGCTGGCAGCCGGCTCATCTGGAGTGGGAGCAACTGGCCGCCGCCCAGAGCATGGCGCGCCTGGTGACCGACAACCTCGGCGGGGCCGGCATCTTCGGGGTGGAGTTTTTCGTGTGCCGCACCGCCGACGGCGGCAGTGAGGTGGTGTTCTCGGAACTCTCCCCCCGCCCCCACGACACCGGCTTGGTCACGCTCGCCGGCCAGAACCTGAGCGAATTCGAACTGCACCTGCGGGCGGTGCTGGGGCTACCGATCCCGGAAATCCGCTCCACAGGCCCGGCCGCCAGCCGGGTGATCCTGGCGCAACAAGCCAGTGAGAGTGTGGCCTTCAGCGGCCTGGATCAGGCTCTCGAAGAGGTGGATGTGCAGGTGCTGCTGTTCGGCAAACCCGATGCACGCCCCCACCGGCGCATGGGTGTCGCCCTGGCCAGTGGCGCCAGCCTGGAGGAGGCGCGCGCGAAGGCCGATCAGGCCGCGGCCGCCATCACGGTGCTCCCGGGCCGCTGA